A window from Candidatus Latescibacterota bacterium encodes these proteins:
- a CDS encoding MGMT family protein has protein sequence MIRRRTRTASSPTGPAAARPSAASRKGAERAEAELLAELAGAPKPRPVARRHPSYERIYAVVKRIPAGRVATYGQIAALAGLPGHARQVGYALNKTPAGRALPWHRVLNARGECSLPGSGGDEQRRLLRREGVALSREGRVDLKRFQWRPRGSTP, from the coding sequence ATGATACGGCGTCGGACCCGAACGGCCTCCTCCCCGACCGGTCCCGCCGCGGCCCGGCCGTCGGCGGCGTCCCGCAAGGGGGCTGAGCGCGCCGAGGCGGAGTTGCTGGCGGAGCTGGCCGGCGCGCCCAAGCCCCGGCCCGTCGCCCGCCGTCATCCCAGCTACGAGCGCATCTACGCCGTCGTGAAGCGGATTCCCGCGGGCCGCGTCGCCACTTACGGACAGATCGCCGCCCTCGCGGGCCTGCCCGGCCACGCGCGCCAGGTGGGCTACGCGCTCAACAAGACCCCGGCCGGCCGCGCGCTGCCCTGGCACCGGGTGCTCAACGCGCGCGGCGAGTGCAGCCTGCCGGGAAGCGGCGGCGACGAACAGCGCCGGCTGCTGCGGCGCGAGGGCGTCGCGCTGAGCCGCGAGGGCCGCGTGGACCTGAAGCGCTTCCAGTGGCGGCCACGCGGGAGCACCCCGTGA
- a CDS encoding MBL fold metallo-hydrolase, translated as MDWHELEPGIHACIRPAEGANLGLIATGEGWVLMDTAFCALELLSALDARGVVLADLRLTFNSHFHADHTWGNQLVHSPILGHWRCRELMLRCAEDEWSPAARERWLAEIAATHPDEAARCRERLTDLRVTAPDDVFRRARRLTLGKRRLEFLHCGGHSPDLSVMWLPDDGVLFAADLLFRGRYPYLGDADVPAWTRALARLARLTPARVVPGHGGLAAAADLDRQRVYLEETWQRCAEHRARGRSLEAMLADPRFPGLEDVPDPGGQHRLAGIRAIAALEAAATTAPRHAATA; from the coding sequence ATGGACTGGCACGAGCTGGAACCCGGGATTCACGCCTGCATCCGCCCGGCGGAGGGCGCGAACCTCGGACTGATCGCGACGGGCGAGGGCTGGGTCCTCATGGACACCGCCTTCTGCGCCCTCGAGCTGCTCTCCGCGCTCGACGCGCGCGGCGTCGTGCTGGCCGACCTGCGGCTCACCTTCAACTCGCACTTCCACGCCGACCACACCTGGGGCAATCAACTTGTACACTCACCGATCCTCGGGCACTGGCGCTGCCGGGAGTTGATGCTGCGCTGCGCGGAGGACGAGTGGTCGCCCGCGGCGCGCGAGCGCTGGCTCGCCGAGATCGCCGCGACCCACCCCGACGAGGCCGCGCGCTGCCGGGAGCGCCTGACCGACCTTCGCGTCACGGCCCCCGATGACGTCTTCCGCCGTGCACGGCGCCTCACCCTCGGCAAGCGCCGCCTGGAGTTCCTGCACTGCGGCGGCCACAGCCCCGATCTCAGCGTGATGTGGCTGCCCGACGACGGCGTCCTCTTCGCCGCCGACCTGCTCTTCCGCGGGCGCTACCCCTACCTCGGCGACGCGGACGTCCCCGCCTGGACCCGCGCGCTCGCCCGGCTCGCGCGGCTCACGCCCGCGCGCGTGGTGCCGGGTCACGGCGGGCTCGCCGCCGCCGCGGACCTGGACCGCCAGCGCGTCTACCTCGAGGAGACCTGGCAGCGCTGCGCGGAGCACCGCGCGCGTGGCCGCAGCCTCGAGGCCATGCTGGCGGATCCGCGCTTTCCCGGCCTGGAGGACGTCCCCGACCCCGGCGGCCAGCACCGCCTCGCCGGCATCCGGGCCATCGCCGCGCTGGAAGCGGCCGCGACCACGGCGCCACGCCACGCGGCCACCGCCTGA
- a CDS encoding MoxR family ATPase — MPDSHDDVARLERLHDAHRALSEQIGQVIVGQERVVRELLVSLFAGGHSLLVGVPGLAKTLLVSTLARVLDLRFSRVQFTPDLMPSDITGTEVLEEDKSTGGRVFRFIKGPIFANVVLADEINRTPPKTQAALLQAMQEYQVTAGGETFSLERPFYVLATQNPIEQEGTYPLPEAQLDRFMFNIKVDYPGEDEERRIVETTTAGRAPELRAVLSAADIVELQQLVRRIPVAERVLAYAVRIVRSSRPDETAPDFVRDFVAWGAGPRAGQYLVLGAKALAALDGRAAPGIEDVRAVAPSVLRHRLVTNFNAEAEGVDADAIIQRLLAAVPE; from the coding sequence GTGCCCGACAGCCACGACGACGTCGCCCGCCTGGAGCGACTCCACGACGCCCACCGCGCCCTCAGCGAGCAGATCGGCCAGGTCATCGTCGGCCAGGAGCGCGTCGTGCGCGAGCTGCTGGTCTCGCTCTTCGCCGGCGGCCACTCGCTGCTGGTGGGCGTTCCGGGTCTCGCCAAGACCCTGCTCGTCTCCACGCTCGCCCGCGTGCTCGACCTGCGCTTCAGCCGCGTGCAGTTCACGCCGGACCTGATGCCCAGCGACATCACGGGCACCGAGGTGCTCGAAGAGGACAAGAGCACCGGCGGGCGCGTCTTCCGCTTCATCAAGGGGCCGATCTTCGCCAACGTGGTGCTGGCCGACGAGATCAACCGCACGCCGCCCAAGACCCAGGCGGCGCTGCTGCAGGCCATGCAGGAGTACCAGGTCACCGCGGGCGGCGAGACCTTCTCGCTCGAGCGGCCCTTCTACGTGCTGGCGACGCAGAACCCCATCGAGCAGGAGGGCACCTACCCGCTGCCCGAGGCCCAGCTCGACCGCTTCATGTTCAACATCAAGGTGGACTACCCCGGCGAGGACGAAGAGCGCCGCATCGTGGAGACCACCACGGCCGGGCGCGCGCCCGAGCTGCGCGCCGTGCTGAGCGCGGCGGACATCGTCGAGCTGCAGCAGCTCGTGCGGCGCATCCCCGTGGCCGAGCGCGTGCTGGCCTACGCGGTGCGCATCGTGCGCTCGAGCCGCCCTGACGAGACCGCGCCGGACTTCGTGCGCGACTTCGTCGCCTGGGGCGCCGGACCGCGCGCCGGGCAGTACCTGGTGCTGGGCGCGAAGGCCCTGGCCGCGCTCGACGGCCGCGCCGCGCCGGGCATCGAGGACGTCCGCGCGGTGGCGCCCAGCGTGTTGCGCCATCGCCTGGTCACCAACTTCAACGCCGAGGCCGAGGGCGTGGATGCCGACGCGATCATCCAGCGCCTGCTGGCCGCGGTGCCCGAGTGA
- a CDS encoding DNA alkylation repair protein: MTFEAVMRELKAAGTAQNRKVYARHGVQGELFGVSYAVLGRLAHGIGKDQDLARALWATGNHDARVLATMVADPSACTSAEIESWAGDLDNYVLTDALSGLVSHTRAADSKRKRWCGMASEWKAAAGWNLVAIAAMRPEGPPESYFRDCLREIEQEIHGKPNRVRHSMNQALIAIALRGPGLRTRALNVARKIGRVDVDHGETGCKTPDAEAYIERTVEHREHRAEERERRRAESQARAKAEAKTRAEAKAKAEAKAKAEAKLRAKARARADARAKAAAKAKADARKRAETRKREAVRLAELKKAEERRLAEVEAAARREAEEAARKKAAKKKTAKKAAPKAAAKKVVKKATPKAAAKKAVKKATPKTAAKKAVKKAAPKKAAKKAVKKATPKAAAKKAVKKAAPKKAAKKAVKKTAR, encoded by the coding sequence ATGACTTTCGAGGCCGTCATGCGGGAGCTGAAGGCCGCCGGCACGGCGCAGAACCGCAAGGTCTACGCCCGGCACGGCGTGCAGGGAGAGCTGTTCGGGGTGAGCTACGCGGTGCTGGGCCGCCTCGCGCACGGGATCGGCAAGGATCAAGACCTCGCGCGCGCGCTCTGGGCGACGGGCAATCACGACGCGCGGGTGCTGGCCACGATGGTGGCGGATCCGTCGGCGTGCACGAGCGCCGAGATCGAGTCCTGGGCCGGCGACCTGGACAACTACGTGCTCACCGACGCCCTGTCGGGACTCGTCAGCCACACCCGCGCCGCCGACAGCAAGCGGAAGCGCTGGTGCGGCATGGCCAGCGAGTGGAAGGCCGCGGCCGGGTGGAACCTGGTGGCCATCGCCGCCATGCGGCCGGAGGGTCCGCCCGAGAGCTACTTCCGCGACTGCCTCCGCGAGATCGAGCAGGAGATCCACGGCAAGCCCAACCGCGTGCGCCACAGCATGAACCAGGCGCTGATCGCCATCGCCCTGCGCGGGCCGGGTCTGCGCACGCGCGCGCTCAACGTTGCGCGCAAGATCGGCCGGGTTGACGTGGACCACGGCGAGACGGGCTGCAAGACACCCGATGCCGAGGCCTACATCGAGCGCACCGTGGAGCATCGGGAGCATCGCGCGGAGGAGCGCGAGCGACGTCGCGCCGAGTCCCAGGCCAGAGCCAAGGCGGAGGCCAAGACCCGGGCGGAAGCCAAGGCCAAGGCCGAGGCCAAGGCGAAGGCGGAGGCCAAGCTGCGGGCCAAGGCGCGGGCGCGCGCCGACGCGAGGGCCAAGGCCGCCGCCAAGGCCAAGGCCGATGCGCGAAAACGCGCCGAGACGCGCAAGCGCGAGGCCGTGCGGCTGGCGGAGCTGAAGAAGGCCGAGGAGCGTCGACTGGCGGAGGTCGAGGCCGCGGCGCGCCGCGAGGCAGAGGAGGCTGCGCGGAAGAAGGCCGCCAAGAAGAAGACGGCCAAGAAGGCCGCCCCGAAGGCGGCTGCCAAGAAGGTCGTCAAGAAGGCCACCCCGAAGGCGGCTGCCAAGAAGGCCGTCAAGAAGGCCACCCCGAAGACGGCTGCCAAGAAGGCCGTCAAGAAAGCCGCCCCGAAGAAGGCTGCCAAGAAGGCCGTCAAGAAGGCCACCCCGAAGGCGGCTGCCAAGAAGGCCGTCAAGAAGGCCGCCCCGAAGAAGGCTGCCAAGAAGGCCGTCAAGAAGACCGCGCGCTGA
- a CDS encoding DUF393 domain-containing protein produces the protein MSPLRVFYDGGCPRCAALAARERERGGDVHWLDLTRSAAELSAAGIDPGAALERLHAVDETGRVTHGAAALATAWERIPGRRWLAPLLRLPLLRGLAERAYDLVARRRRRA, from the coding sequence GTGTCCCCGCTGCGCGTCTTCTACGACGGCGGCTGCCCCCGCTGCGCGGCCCTGGCCGCGCGCGAGCGGGAGCGGGGTGGGGACGTCCACTGGCTCGATCTCACACGGAGCGCCGCCGAGTTGAGCGCCGCGGGCATCGATCCCGGCGCCGCCCTCGAGCGCCTTCACGCCGTGGACGAGACCGGCCGCGTCACGCACGGCGCGGCCGCGCTGGCCACGGCCTGGGAGCGCATCCCCGGGCGGCGCTGGCTCGCGCCGCTGCTGCGATTGCCGCTGCTCCGCGGCCTCGCCGAACGGGCCTACGATCTGGTGGCGCGGCGGCGGCGACGGGCGTAG
- a CDS encoding DinB family protein, which translates to MYRRLDDFVHGFTAQREATEKIFEALTDESLDQRVTDGHRSLGELAWHIVVSIPEMMQRTGLPLSAVDPESMPPAGAEAIRGAYAAVTGELEDAISEQWDDDTLEELDDMYGQQWPRGLTLSILLNHEIHHRAQMTVLMRQAGLQVPGVFGPSKEEWGEFGMNAPAY; encoded by the coding sequence ATGTACCGCAGGCTTGACGACTTCGTCCACGGCTTCACCGCCCAGCGCGAGGCCACCGAGAAGATCTTCGAGGCCCTGACCGACGAGTCCCTCGACCAGCGCGTGACCGACGGCCATCGCAGCCTCGGCGAGCTGGCCTGGCACATCGTGGTGTCGATCCCCGAGATGATGCAGCGCACCGGGCTGCCGCTGAGCGCGGTGGATCCCGAGTCGATGCCGCCGGCCGGCGCGGAGGCGATCCGCGGGGCCTACGCGGCCGTCACCGGCGAGCTCGAGGACGCGATCAGCGAGCAGTGGGACGACGACACGCTCGAAGAGCTCGACGACATGTACGGCCAGCAGTGGCCGCGCGGGCTGACCCTCTCGATCCTCCTCAACCACGAGATCCATCACCGCGCGCAGATGACCGTGCTCATGCGCCAGGCGGGCCTGCAGGTGCCGGGGGTCTTCGGGCCGAGCAAGGAGGAGTGGGGCGAGTTCGGGATGAACGCCCCGGCGTACTGA
- the lysF gene encoding homoaconitase, whose protein sequence is MAAAQTLVEKIAQRFAVGLAPGQVVRAGDFLSIKPAHVMTHDNTGAVIPKFESIGASRMANPRQPVFTLDHNVQDSSEKNLAKYDGIRAFAARHGVDFYPAGRGIGHQIMCEEGYAWPGTLVVASDSHSNMYGGLGCLGTPIVRTDAAAIWATGRTWWQVPPVARVTLEGKLRPGVTGKDVIITLAGFFNEDQVLNHAVEFTGPGVAALTVEQRLSIANMTTEWGALAGVFPVDAATIAWLKARAEFVAARGLAGVPSDADGTGTHPRLNAARIAALAADIPAADPGARYAVELGLDLDSVEPYVSGPHHVKVMTPVSAFAKKPLKIDKAYLVSCVNSRVEDLAEAAQVVRGKRVADGVEFYVAAASSEVQAESERRGDWQALVDAGARVLPPGCGPCIGLGVGLLEDGEVGISATNRNFKGRMGSREASAYLASPAVVAASALAGQVAMPPGLDFAGAAPVGTLTAPPAQDPEPVDVPVLDGFPARIEGELLWCAADNLNTDGIYPGKYTYQDDITPEQQAAVAMENYDPAFQQLAEEGDLLVGGFNFGTGSSREQAATALKYRGIRLVLAGSFSETYKRNALNNGFLVLDAPQLARDLRARFGAEKPTQRTGLKAVLDVARSTLEVEGQPYALGPIGPAAQELVLAGGLEEWVKARL, encoded by the coding sequence ATGGCCGCCGCCCAGACTCTAGTGGAGAAGATCGCCCAGCGCTTCGCCGTCGGCCTTGCCCCCGGACAGGTGGTGCGCGCCGGCGACTTCCTCTCCATCAAGCCCGCGCACGTGATGACCCACGACAACACGGGCGCGGTGATCCCCAAGTTCGAGAGCATCGGTGCCTCGCGCATGGCGAACCCCCGGCAGCCGGTCTTCACCCTGGACCACAACGTCCAGGACAGCAGCGAGAAGAACCTCGCCAAGTACGACGGCATCCGCGCCTTCGCGGCCCGCCACGGCGTGGACTTCTATCCCGCGGGGCGCGGCATCGGCCACCAGATCATGTGCGAGGAGGGCTACGCCTGGCCCGGCACGCTGGTGGTGGCCTCGGATAGCCACTCCAACATGTACGGCGGCCTGGGTTGCCTCGGCACGCCCATCGTGCGCACGGACGCCGCCGCCATCTGGGCGACGGGCCGCACCTGGTGGCAGGTGCCGCCGGTGGCGCGGGTCACGCTAGAGGGCAAGCTGCGGCCGGGCGTGACGGGCAAGGACGTCATCATCACCCTGGCGGGCTTCTTCAACGAGGACCAGGTGCTCAACCACGCGGTGGAGTTCACGGGGCCCGGCGTCGCGGCCCTGACGGTGGAGCAGCGCCTCAGCATCGCCAACATGACCACCGAGTGGGGCGCGCTGGCGGGCGTGTTCCCGGTGGACGCGGCGACGATCGCCTGGCTCAAGGCGCGGGCGGAGTTCGTCGCCGCGCGCGGTCTGGCGGGGGTGCCCTCGGACGCCGACGGCACCGGCACCCACCCGCGGCTGAACGCCGCGCGCATCGCGGCTCTCGCGGCCGACATCCCCGCGGCCGACCCCGGCGCGCGCTACGCCGTGGAGCTGGGCCTAGATCTCGACAGCGTCGAGCCCTACGTCTCCGGCCCGCACCACGTGAAGGTGATGACGCCGGTGAGCGCCTTCGCGAAGAAGCCGCTCAAGATCGACAAGGCCTACCTCGTCTCCTGCGTGAACAGCCGCGTGGAGGATCTCGCCGAGGCGGCGCAGGTCGTCCGCGGCAAGCGCGTGGCCGACGGCGTCGAGTTCTACGTCGCGGCGGCGAGCAGCGAGGTGCAGGCCGAGTCCGAGCGCCGCGGCGACTGGCAGGCGCTCGTGGACGCCGGCGCCAGAGTGCTGCCGCCCGGCTGCGGCCCTTGCATCGGCCTGGGCGTCGGCCTGCTGGAGGACGGCGAGGTGGGCATCAGCGCCACCAACCGCAACTTCAAGGGTCGGATGGGCTCGCGCGAGGCGTCGGCCTACCTGGCCAGCCCGGCGGTGGTGGCCGCCAGCGCGCTGGCGGGGCAGGTCGCCATGCCCCCCGGCCTGGATTTCGCCGGCGCCGCGCCCGTGGGCACGCTGACCGCGCCGCCGGCACAGGATCCGGAACCCGTGGACGTCCCCGTGCTCGACGGCTTCCCCGCCCGCATCGAGGGCGAGCTGCTCTGGTGCGCCGCCGACAACCTGAACACGGACGGCATCTACCCCGGCAAGTACACCTACCAGGACGACATCACCCCGGAGCAGCAGGCGGCCGTCGCCATGGAGAACTACGACCCCGCCTTTCAGCAGCTCGCCGAGGAGGGAGATCTGCTGGTCGGGGGGTTCAACTTCGGCACGGGCTCGAGCCGCGAGCAGGCCGCCACGGCGCTGAAGTACCGCGGCATCCGCCTCGTGCTGGCGGGCTCGTTCAGCGAGACCTACAAGCGCAACGCGCTCAACAACGGCTTCCTGGTGCTGGACGCGCCGCAGCTCGCCCGCGACCTGCGCGCGCGCTTCGGCGCGGAGAAGCCCACCCAGCGCACGGGCCTCAAAGCAGTGCTCGACGTCGCCCGCTCCACGCTCGAGGTGGAGGGCCAGCCCTATGCGCTGGGGCCGATCGGTCCCGCGGCCCAGGAGCTGGTTCTGGCCGGCGGACTGGAGGAGTGGGTGAAGGCGCGGCTGTAG
- a CDS encoding HAD family hydrolase, which translates to MIFFDIDGTLLDHAAAERAGALALRERHPALAAMAPDRFVERWHALAEEYVDRFLAGELSTPEQRRARLRALFVEAGSSVDDPGADTAFAYYLERYEAAWGLYPDVAPCLAALEGDGHALGVISNGDSDAQRRKLERMGLADRLPTVAISGDIGVAKPAAALFEHACRLAGRAPADCLYIGDRLDTDARAARRAGLRGVFLDRNGVGAEDVPRIGSLAELPTLLSTLA; encoded by the coding sequence GTGATCTTCTTCGACATCGACGGCACGCTGCTCGACCACGCGGCGGCGGAGCGCGCGGGGGCGTTGGCCCTGCGCGAGCGCCACCCCGCGCTGGCGGCCATGGCGCCGGACCGCTTCGTCGAGCGCTGGCACGCCCTGGCAGAGGAGTACGTGGACCGCTTCCTCGCCGGCGAACTCAGCACGCCGGAGCAGCGCCGCGCCCGGCTGCGCGCGCTGTTCGTGGAGGCGGGGTCCTCCGTCGACGATCCCGGCGCCGACACCGCCTTCGCCTACTACCTCGAGCGCTACGAGGCGGCCTGGGGGCTCTATCCGGATGTCGCCCCTTGCCTCGCCGCCCTCGAAGGCGACGGCCACGCGCTCGGCGTGATCAGCAACGGCGACAGCGACGCCCAGCGCCGCAAGCTCGAGCGCATGGGCCTCGCCGACCGGCTGCCGACGGTGGCCATCTCCGGCGACATCGGCGTGGCCAAGCCCGCGGCGGCGCTCTTCGAGCACGCCTGCCGCCTGGCGGGGCGCGCGCCCGCCGACTGCCTCTACATCGGCGATCGACTGGACACCGACGCCAGGGCGGCCCGACGGGCCGGCCTGCGGGGCGTCTTCCTGGATCGAAACGGCGTGGGGGCCGAGGACGTCCCCCGCATCGGCAGCCTCGCAGAGCTGCCGACCCTGCTGTCGACCCTCGCCTGA